The Vigna angularis cultivar LongXiaoDou No.4 chromosome 6, ASM1680809v1, whole genome shotgun sequence genome contains the following window.
GAATTTAGCAAATAATGGAAGTGATCGTGATACTGGAGTGGAGTCTGCTCcaataatctaaaaaatatcaGATAAACTTTCGGGTAAAAGCTTGTAATGAAGCATAGCAAGTCACAATCAGATCAAGTATTAATATACTATGCAAAAAAGTTACCTATGTTGTAGATAATAAATTGCCTCTCCGGCACATGCTGTTTTGCAGGAAACCCTTCTGGCTCAACAGTTACTAATACTAGCTGGAATTCCTCCTGAATAAAGTCAATCAATAGCTTAAGCATGTATACACTTTTCAGAAATTAAGGAGTACAAGGCTTGATACTAATATTGGACCTGATTGTTCTTAAAAATTAGCTTTTCAGTGTTGAGCAATCTCCTGTTATTGTTCAGCATCACATCCGACTTGTTTCTCTTCAGTTGTATGGAAAAGCTAGCAGGTATCTGGTGTTTTTTATTTAGTGTGTCAGTTTTCGGAGGAAAGATCCTCTGCAAAGAACTGAAGAAAGACATAATATACATACAGAAGCTGGATATGATATCTTCACTTCATACCACGTGTGAGGTTTCAGGCCCTGTAATTGATAAAAGCAAGAGCCACCTTGCAATGGCATAGTTTCTCTCCACAGCTCTTCTCcaactttcaaaattttgtcCTCAACGCTACCACAGCAAACAGTTGAGCACTATAACTAAGtttataaaaagaagaattctgaTATGAGGAGACCAAACAATTAAGGTGAATTATAATTAAGGATTTTTATACACTCACTTATTCCCAAAGCAGAGAGTTGGGCCATTCACGATGATAAGCAGAATGCAAAGCAGAATAAGCATATTTCACATGCAAATGCAAGGGATTGACAATGAAACACCAAGATCTTCAACTCAAACCTGCAGAGGATTAGTATTTTAGTATACATTGAACCATTTCAAACTTGGTTGAATTTAATATTGCAACAGACTCTTTATGAACTGCACCACCTCATCATATAAAGAGGTGTATTTCAAAGGATAAAAGAACATACAATTGAAGCTGACTTTAATGAAAAAGCTAAGGAAGAAAGTATTAAAACGTCAAATATTCATATTGTTATTGTGTTTCTCAAAAGTAGTTAGTTTTAGATGGATTCTAAGGAGGACCATGCTCCACAATTAAGAGCCCGTAGATTCATACAAGGTGCACAATCCCTCACTATACAAAATTCCTTTCTTGATTGGCACCATGGGCCATCAATCCCTCACTATACAAAATTCCTTTCTTGATTGGCACCATGGGCCATCACCAGATGCAATTTTCAACGATGATGCCATTTTTTCCGCGTTATCCCCCTCTCATTCCCCTTCTTCTCCCCTAACTCTCGCTCCATCTTCACAGTTGGATCATTAACAATtcctaaaaagaaaatagttttcagAATGGACCCTTGCATCTctagattaaaagaaaagatcCGCCAACATGATTATAACGTCATGGTCCCTTCTTCATGCCTATTTGTCAACCCAACGTGTCACTGCCAATGATTTTTAATAACTTGgaattttgttccaattaagtTTTATGTCTTGTGTTATGAAAATTACTGAACAACAATGACAACAAAGTTTTTCAGGAGGTGGGAATGTAGAAAAGGTGGTTGCTAGTTTAACTAGGAATGTAGGAGAGAAGAGAGGGTAGCAAGTGTAACGTCCAAATTTCAGGAGTCACTTAAGCACATCGAAGTCAACATTTTCGTAACGACAaagttaaaatttcaaaagaacTTAATTTCATTACaactttaaaactaaaatatccATAAATCCAACTAGTTTAAAGCGTCAAAACtacaacttataaataaaacttttttcatAAAACTTCAATTGATCGTTAAGTTCCCAAAAAAATATCCCCTCTTGCGTCCTCTATTGCAATCCATCGGCTTCAGCATTCTTATATGCTCCTGTACAACACACACCTCGTACAATCATCGCATACacacaataacaacaaataagtaTGGGTGAGCTTACAATATCAATGTAAAAAGAAATAAGTATGTAACGTAAATATTTCAATGTTATAGGTTATTGAGGTTTCTCCTTTCCTTACTTTTCTATACAACTAAGATAACTAAGGTCACACTACCTGGATAGAATGATTGAGTAGTCCTTTTGCACTTAGCTAGGACCAATTCCCCCTATTTTCTCCAGTCTTCCGAGTAAAAACTCTGGTACAACACACCGAGTACTATACTCA
Protein-coding sequences here:
- the LOC108342386 gene encoding uncharacterized protein LOC108342386 isoform X1 is translated as MLILLCILLIIVNGPTLCFGNNVEDKILKVGEELWRETMPLQGGSCFYQLQGLKPHTWYEVKISYPASIPASFSIQLKRNKSDVMLNNNRRLLNTEKLIFKNNQEEFQLVLVTVEPEGFPAKQHVPERQFIIYNIVCDELLFGLPHEAWWVVALAVLGLGIAFIVPSFLPLYLLPKNQVSMTNDHVSKTS
- the LOC108342386 gene encoding uncharacterized protein LOC108342386 isoform X3, whose translation is MLILLCILLIIVNGPTLCFGNNVEDKILKVGEELWRETMPLQGGSCFYQLQGLKPHTWYEVKISYPASIPASFSIQLKRNKSDVMLNNNRRLLNTEKLIFKNNQEEFQLVLVTVEPEGFPAKQHVPERQFIIYNIDYWSRLHSSITITSIIC
- the LOC108342386 gene encoding uncharacterized protein LOC108342386 isoform X2 gives rise to the protein MPLQGGSCFYQLQGLKPHTWYEVKISYPASIPASFSIQLKRNKSDVMLNNNRRLLNTEKLIFKNNQEEFQLVLVTVEPEGFPAKQHVPERQFIIYNIVCDELLFGLPHEAWWVVALAVLGLGIAFIVPSFLPLYLLPKNQVSMTNDHVSKTS